A portion of the Syntrophus gentianae genome contains these proteins:
- the thrC gene encoding threonine synthase codes for MREKILYYSSNRYLSSAEDKKPAHSVPFREALLVGQAPDEGLYMPEKIPRLSLSDIHALKGRPYTEAALLVAEAYLGADLPLETLTAVIASSYNYEVPLERVVDRLYVLRLDRGPTASFKDFAARMMARLMSYFRDPGKRLNVLVATSGDTGSAVGEAFKGVAGIDVYILYPRDEVSGRQKKQLDTIGGNVRTLSVEGKFDDCQDLVKQAFADPDLAGLNLNSANSINFGRILPQMIYYVYAYAQLAEPGDEIVFSVPSGNFGDALGCEYARRMGLPVSRLVMPTNENNEFPRFLETGIYEKISPSRACLSNAMNVGHPSNLARLFELYGGTVDRTGFVHRVPDLETMRKNIFSVAVSDEETRQTIRRAYEQYGLILEPHGAVGWRGLEHYLEQAGKSSLCVSLETAHPAKFPEEIESLLGISPELPASMQDIDRRSGEPLPMTVDYEIFRQFLITTLKATD; via the coding sequence ATGAGAGAAAAAATTCTTTATTATAGTTCAAATCGTTATCTCAGTTCCGCGGAAGACAAAAAGCCAGCGCATTCCGTTCCTTTTCGGGAAGCCCTGCTGGTGGGGCAGGCCCCCGATGAGGGGCTCTACATGCCTGAAAAAATTCCCCGTTTGTCCCTGAGCGATATCCATGCTTTGAAAGGTCGGCCCTATACGGAGGCCGCTTTACTGGTGGCGGAGGCTTATCTGGGAGCGGATCTTCCCTTGGAAACCCTGACTGCGGTGATTGCGTCTTCCTATAATTATGAAGTTCCCCTGGAGAGAGTCGTGGACCGCCTGTATGTCCTTCGCCTCGACAGGGGGCCGACTGCGTCCTTTAAAGATTTTGCGGCCCGGATGATGGCCCGCCTGATGAGCTATTTCCGCGATCCCGGGAAGCGTCTGAATGTCCTGGTGGCCACGTCTGGCGATACCGGAAGTGCCGTGGGGGAGGCCTTTAAAGGCGTTGCCGGCATTGATGTCTATATCCTATACCCCCGGGATGAAGTGAGCGGCCGGCAGAAAAAGCAGCTGGATACCATCGGCGGCAATGTCCGCACATTGTCCGTGGAGGGCAAGTTCGATGACTGCCAGGATCTTGTCAAGCAGGCCTTTGCAGATCCGGACCTTGCCGGGTTGAACCTGAACTCCGCCAATTCGATCAATTTCGGCCGGATTCTTCCTCAGATGATTTATTATGTCTATGCCTATGCCCAGCTTGCCGAGCCTGGAGACGAAATCGTGTTTTCCGTGCCCTCGGGAAACTTCGGGGATGCCCTGGGTTGCGAATATGCACGACGCATGGGACTGCCCGTATCCCGCCTGGTGATGCCCACCAACGAAAACAACGAATTCCCCCGTTTTCTTGAAACCGGCATCTATGAAAAGATTTCTCCTTCCCGCGCCTGCCTATCCAATGCCATGAACGTCGGTCATCCCAGCAATCTGGCCCGGTTATTTGAATTATACGGAGGGACGGTCGATCGGACAGGATTTGTACACAGGGTACCGGATCTGGAGACCATGAGGAAAAACATCTTCTCCGTGGCCGTATCCGACGAGGAAACCAGGCAGACGATCCGCCGGGCCTACGAGCAATACGGGCTGATCCTCGAGCCTCACGGGGCGGTGGGCTGGCGGGGGCTGGAACATTACCTGGAGCAGGCCGGAAAGTCTTCACTCTGCGTATCCCTGGAAACGGCCCATCCGGCGAAGTTCCCTGAAGAAATCGAATCCCTGCTGGGGATCAGCCCCGAGCTGCCGGCCAGCATGCAGGATATTGACCGGAGATCGGGTGAACCTCTCCCCATGACGGTTGACTATGAGATTTTCCGCCAGTTCCTGATCACAACGCTGAAGGCCACGGATTAA
- a CDS encoding rubredoxin translates to MDKKRQQYRCAICGYIYDPENGGRIGSIPAGTAFEDLPDEWTCPICGSDKSQFKPTISRPMYQPPK, encoded by the coding sequence ATGGATAAAAAAAGGCAGCAGTACAGGTGCGCAATCTGCGGTTACATTTATGATCCGGAAAACGGGGGCCGCATCGGCAGCATTCCGGCAGGCACCGCCTTTGAAGATCTCCCCGACGAATGGACCTGCCCGATATGCGGCTCGGATAAATCACAGTTTAAACCCACGATAAGCCGACCCATGTACCAGCCGCCAAAATGA
- a CDS encoding PHP domain-containing protein yields the protein MIDLHCHTTASDGLVSPANIIRMAAKEGISVLAIADHDTVEGLDEAAQTAQQEGIRFLPAIELSVSHPTGEFHLLGYGIHHQNRAFREKLAQLKSIREDRILRIVERLNRVGVRITAEDVDHESNGAAPGKPHVARALMKKGYAPDIHYALRTYLDKGAPGYVPKEKLSPEAALNLIQSVGGLPVLAHPKSLKLGDYREYDRTIQGLAGQGIAGIEVYATMHDKQDVKFFRELARRHHLIETGGSDFHGDNGGRLGYYGFPRLIPESCSQALLQFTDT from the coding sequence ATGATAGACCTCCACTGCCACACCACAGCCTCTGATGGTTTGGTGAGCCCAGCCAATATCATCCGTATGGCGGCGAAAGAGGGCATTTCCGTGCTCGCCATTGCCGATCATGATACGGTAGAGGGTCTGGACGAGGCGGCTCAGACGGCGCAACAGGAGGGGATACGCTTTCTTCCGGCCATCGAGTTATCCGTTTCCCATCCGACAGGAGAATTTCATCTCCTGGGATATGGAATCCACCATCAAAACAGGGCTTTTCGAGAAAAGCTGGCGCAATTGAAGAGCATCCGCGAAGACCGGATTCTGCGGATCGTTGAACGTCTGAACCGGGTGGGAGTCCGGATAACGGCCGAGGATGTGGATCATGAATCCAACGGCGCCGCACCGGGGAAACCCCATGTCGCGCGCGCCCTCATGAAGAAGGGCTATGCCCCCGATATTCATTACGCCCTGCGCACCTATCTCGACAAGGGCGCGCCAGGGTATGTTCCCAAAGAAAAACTTTCTCCGGAAGCGGCCCTGAACCTCATTCAGAGCGTCGGAGGCCTGCCGGTCCTGGCCCATCCGAAGTCTCTCAAGTTAGGAGATTACAGGGAATATGATCGGACCATTCAGGGATTGGCCGGTCAGGGCATAGCCGGTATCGAGGTTTATGCGACCATGCATGACAAGCAGGATGTCAAATTCTTCAGGGAACTTGCAAGGCGGCATCATCTGATTGAAACGGGGGGGAGTGATTTCCATGGGGATAACGGCGGAAGGCTGGGATACTACGGTTTCCCCAGGCTCATTCCGGAAAGTTGCTCCCAGGCGCTTCTTCAATTTACCGACACCTGA
- the yhbY gene encoding ribosome assembly RNA-binding protein YhbY has translation MLTGKQKRFLRRMGHDLKPVVLIGKSEVSESVLQETDSALEHHELIKVKLLDSSLTDRREAAEQMASSLNAEIAQILGRTFLLYRKAEQPKIALP, from the coding sequence ATGCTGACAGGAAAGCAGAAAAGATTTCTACGCAGAATGGGACATGATTTGAAACCGGTCGTTCTGATCGGAAAAAGCGAAGTTTCCGAATCCGTCCTTCAGGAAACGGATTCGGCGCTGGAGCATCATGAATTGATTAAAGTGAAACTTCTGGACAGCAGCCTGACGGACCGCAGGGAGGCGGCTGAACAGATGGCATCGAGTCTCAACGCTGAAATTGCCCAGATCCTGGGAAGGACCTTCCTTCTCTATCGGAAAGCCGAACAGCCGAAAATTGCCCTGCCTTGA